The DNA segment ACCTTAAAGTCACCCGCCTCGCCCTCGACAGAGGTAACCTCTGCAAGGGTATGGACATCAATATTGAGATGACGGCCGGCCTCGACCATCTTCGGCGATATCATGCACATGGCACAGTCGCCGGTCGGGAAGGTCTTATCCAGCATTACCATGGTGCCGCCGATGGACGGATCGCGCTGGACAATATGCACCTTGAACCCGCTGTCAGCAAGATCAAGAGCTGCCTGCATGCCGCCGATGCCGCCGCCGACGATAAGGACTGAACCGCGTTTTGTTGAATTGGAAAGCAGGCTCATATCAGTTTCAACTCCTTTAACAGAGGCATGGCATCGGTCAGATGCCGGTCAACCTGCATCTCAATGGGATCGAATCCCATAGAAAGGCCTATAAGCTCTGTGATGAAATAGACCGGCAGTCTCTCCTGTATGCCGTATTTTCTGCCCACCTCATCCTGGTACGCATCCAGATTGAACTGGCAGAGCGGACAGGTCGAAATAAAACAGTTCGCGCCGCGGGCAACAGCATCCTTAAAAATCCGGGACATAAGAAGCTGGGACTCTTCCGCATCATTTACTGATGCAGAAGCGCCGCAGCAGTCTGTCTTATAGCTCCAGTCTACGGTCTCTGCACCAAGGCTCTTGCAGACGATTTCCATGCCCTGGGGATTTTCAACATCATCGGTCAGATCGACATCACACGGGAAACGGGTGAGCAGACAGCCGTAATAGCATGCAGCCTTGAGCCCCTCGAGCTTCTTCTCTGCCTTTTCCGCTATCTCGCCTGAAGCGACCTTCGTTCTGAGCACCTCAAGGATGTTCGATACCTTTATCGTTCCTTTTATCTTCTGACCAAGTTCAGCGTTGATCGAATCTTTCAGCGCAGGATCACAGGAGAGCCTCTTCTGGGACACCAGCGTCCTGCTGTAGCAGGAAGAGCAGGGTATCACGATCTCGGAAAGCCCTGTAGCAGCGGCAATGCCGAGGTTTCGCGCAGGCAGCGCTATCGCAAGGAAGTCATCGGTCTTGGCCGCTGCAGTTGCCCCGCAGCAGTTCCAGTCCTCGATCTCTTTCAACTCGATCCCGAGGTTTTTGAAGACCATCTTGCACTGTATGTCGTACAGCTGAGAAGATGCATGCAGAGAACATCCCGGATAATAGGCCATTTCCATGGTCATGCCCCCTTCCCCTGTTTGGCCTTGCGGTACAGGGCTTTTACCTCGGCCACGTTCTTCACCTTGTCCACCTTGAAATGCATCCTTTTTTTCTTCATCATCTTTATACCCAGCTTTGCCTGACCCATCATTTCATCAATTACCGCCTGCAGATCGCCCTTCTTCAGCTCCTTGATCGCAGTCTTTGTTTCGTAGATGCCCATGCCCTCGATCTCATTGAAACGGCCGACATGTTCGGCTGCCTTCATAAATGAGCTGTGAAAATCCGCAACACGCGGCTTGAGAGGGTCAAGATGGGCTTCTTTAGACATCTGTTTGAGCGTCTCGGTGATCCGTGCGGTCTGAATGTTGTTCGGGCAGCGCGTTCCGCAGGTGTAGCACGCAACGCACTGCCAGACGAGCAGATTATTGAGCGCCTCTTCCCTGTCGCCGAGGAGGACCATCCTGATGAGGCGGTCAGGTGTAACGCCGGTTTCCTCGCCTACCGGGCAGCCCGCTGCACATCTGCGGCACTGATAACACGCAGACAGGTTCTGGGATGATCTTTCCGAGACCTCCCGGAGAAGCGATCTAGCGTTGGTCGTATCATATTTCAACGTCTTCGTTGACATAACCTGCTCCTTATTCCTTCAGTCAATAATGCAATTGAATAGCCATAAATCAATAAATCTCCCCTCACCCTCTTTATCAAAGAGGGGCAGAATTCCTCCCTTTGACAAAGAGAGGTTAGGAGGGATTATACAAATTAATTCCAGCCTTATTTACTGTTATAATTATAATCGTTGAATATTCTTTTTTCCATTTAAGATTATTTCATGAATGCCTGCAACTGGTTAACCTACAGCCCTGCTGCCGATTTCGCAGACTTAACGGTATTCTTCATCAGCATCGTAATCGTCATCGGTCCTACGCCGCCCGGCACAGGAGTGATCGCTCCTGCAATCTCCTTTGCAGCATCGAAATCAACATCGCCCTTGAGGATCGGGATCATCTTGCCGGTCTTCTCGCTCATCTTCTCGCCAACGCGGTTCACACCGACATCGATCACGCATGCACCGGGCTTGATCCACTCGGGCTTTACAAGGCCGGGTACACCAGCAGCCACAATAAGGATGTCAGCACGTTTGCAGTGCAGATCAAGATTCTTGGTGCCGGTATGAACGATCGTGACCGTAGAGTTTGCGCCCCTTCCCTTCTGGAGCATGATGTTGGCGATCGGCTTGCCGACGATGTTCGAGCGGCCGACAACAACAACCTCAGCGCCTGAGGTCTCAAAGCCTGAGCGGACGATCAGTTCCTGTATGCCTGCAGGTGTGCAGGGCAGGAACTTCACCTCGCTGCCGCCGATCATAAGGCGGCCCACATTGACCGGGTGGAAGGCATCAACATCCTTGTCAGGGTTGATCGCATTGAGCACCTTCTTCTCGTCCACATGTTTCGGCAGAGGAAGCTGAACGAGAATGCCATGGATCTTGGGGTCGTCATTATATTTTGCGATCAGCTTCAGAAGGTCGGCCTCAGAGATGTCCTCAGGCTGGCTGTCCTGGATCGAATGAAACCCTATCTCGTGCGCTGCCTTCTGCTTTGCCGTGACATAACTGACAGACGCAGGATTATGACCGACCAGTATCGTGACCAGCCCCGGTACCACTCCAGACTTCGACTGCATCTCTGCAACTTCCTTCTTCAGCTCTTCCCGTATCTGTGCGGCGACTTCAGTGCCGCTGATGATCTTTGCACTCATTTCAATTCCTCCTAAGTAGTTATTAGTGATTCGTTATTCGTGATTAGTTTCTTTATAAGACTTCTGATCTCTTCTCTATGACTTGCCCCAGCCCCTAATCCCGTTTCTTAATAAGTTCAAGCAGTTCCTGACGCGTGGATTCCTTTGATCTGAAAATACCTCTCACTGCTGAAGTGACCGTTCGCGCCCCGGATTTCTTCAGTCCGCGCATAGAAAGGCAGAGATGTTCTGCATCGATAATGACCATTGCGCCCTTGGGCTTAAGCTTTTCCATCAGCATGTCAGCGAGCTGCGCAGTAAGCCGCTCCTGCACCGTGGGTCTCTTTGCAAACACTTCAAGGGCTTTGGCAAGCTCACCGATCCCGGCAATTCTTCCGGCGCCGGGGATATAGGCAATATGCGCCTTGCCGATAAAGGGGAGGAGATGGTGTTCGCAGACTGAATAAAAGGGGATATCCTTGAGGAGAACGAGCTCTTCGTGGCTCTCACCCTCAATATGCTGAAGGATCTCGTCAGTAGGTGTGGAGAGTCCGGAAAAGATCTCTTCATACATTTTGGCAACTCTTGTTGGCGTGCCTTTCATGCCCGGGCGGTCAGGGTCTTCGCCGATGCCTTCGATAATAAGTCTGACGCCTTTTTCTATTTTTTTGATGTCCATTGAACCACACCTCTGTATATCTGAACCTGAAGGCAGATGATTTTATCATTTGACAGAAAAAGAAGTCAAAAGGTTTTCTTATAAGATTATTTTATTATCTTATAGAGAGCTGCTTGTTCCCAAAGACCGGACAATGATATCTTATTGCATGAAAGCTTCCTTTTTCCAGTTCAATCCGGCATTCGGAAAAAAATCAGACAACCTCCTCCGGGTCAGCGATGTCGTGAGCGATATTACCGCTGACCTCCTTGTTCTGCCGGAGTTTTTTGCGACCGGGTACCAGTTCGCATCAGCGGATGAGGTCGTTGATCTTGCCGAGTCTGTTCCGGAAGGAGAAACAACAAAGTTCCTGACATACCTTTCAAAAGAGAAAGGTATGTATATTGTTGCAGGACTGCCTGAAAGAGACGGGGGCAAATTCTATAATTCAGCGGTCTTTACCGGGCCCAAAGGATTCATCGGCAGGTACCGTAAAACCCATCTCTTTTATGAAGAGAACATTTTTTTTACCCCGGGAGATACCGGCTTTCAGGTCTGGGAAACTCCCATAGGAAAGATCGGCATCATGATCTGCTTTGACTGGTTCTTCCCTGAATCTGCACGGACCCTTGCACTCAAAGGCGCAGAGGTGATAGCGCATCCGTCAAACCTTGTTCTGCCCTTTTGCCCTCAGGCAATGCCAATCAGGTGTCTTGAGAACAGGATCTATGCAGTCACAGCCAACCGCATCGGCACTGAGCAGAGAAAGGAAGGCGAAGCGCTCACGTTCATCGGCCAGAGTCAGATAACGTCACCCAAGGCGGAGATACTGGTGCGGGCAGGCAGCGATGAGGAAATCCTGATGACTGCGGATATTGACCTGTCACTGGCCAGAGACAAGAAGTTGAATCAGTACAACGATCTTTTCAAAGACAGAAGACCGGAGTTCTATCAGGAATAATCCTGCAGGCAGTTCCCGGCAAAAAACCTTATCAGACAACAAGCGAGAGCTAATCGGCCAGCAGCGTGAGCGATTCCGTTTGGACTGACATGATGACCAGCTGTGATCATTACAACCCCTTCTTTCTTCTGTGCGTTACCTGCTCACCAGCAATACCCCAATTATCGGTTTCAACCTCATCAATAATGACGACAGTGGTTGCAGGATTCTTGCCTAAGACCTTCTGCAAGAGCTCTGTAACGCCGGATATAAGCGCAGCTTTTTGCTCGGCTGTCGCACCATCTTTAGTGATTTTAATATTAACGTATGGCATAAATTCTCCTTCTAACTGCTAACGCCGTGTTGAGCCCCGCGCTGTCAGGCGCGGGACTCGAACGACTTGTGTACGCCCGGCATGGGCGTGAACTTATGGGGTGCAAGTCCCCTGTACGAGAACCGAAAGGTATTCATGATTAAGAATACTATCAAAAGTACGAGCCGAAGGCAATGGCGGAAGGGCGACCGACCGTAAGAAGCCAACAGTAGGGGCTTTAAGCCGAAGCCTATGGCAAGCGTGCGAGACGACGAACAGAAACCGCATAGAAGGCTTAGCTCTTGGGTGAGTTGGCACAGCACAACGAAACCCGCAGGTTCATGGGGCAGGGTAAATGCGGCGTTTGTGCACGGAACGTTTTTAAACCTTCTCCGGTCAAGAGAGTCGAGATTCCCAAAGACAGTGGCGGAACCCGTCCCTTGGGTATCCCTGTTGTCATGGATCGCGTGATTCAGCAAGCGGTCTGTCAGGTTCTCAGTCCTGTCTTTGATCCCCATTTCTCCGAATCCAGCTTCGGGTTCAGACCAAACCGCTCTGCGCATCAGGCGGTCAAAAAGGTGTTGAAGGATATTCAGAGAGGATACGCCTATGCCGTGGATATCGACCTTGAGAAATTCTTTGATACGGTTGACCACGACACTCTGATGAATCGGGTATCCCGCAGAGTCAGAGACAAAGACATTCTCAAACTTATCGGGAAATATCTACGGGCCGTGTTGTCGTAGACGGCAGGCTGAACCAAACATCCAAAGGAGTGCCGCAGGGCGGGCCATTATCGCCATTTCTGAGCAATATCCTTCTGGATGATCTTGATAAGGAGTTAGAGAAAAGGGGGCATCGGTTCGCACGGTATACTGATGACTTTACCATCCTTGTGAAGTCGGAACGTGCCGCCTATCGAGTAATGGAGAGTATCAGCCGTTTCCTTGAGAAAGTCCTTAAGGTGAAGGTCAACAGGGACAAAAGCCGGGTGGTGAAAGCAGAGGAAAGTTGTTTCCTCGGATTCACCTTTACCCGTAAAAGGCTTACGGTCTCTGAGAAATCCATTAGACGATTCAAGTCCGAACTGCGACGTCTTACCGGCCGCAGTTGGGGCGTCTCCATGGGCCGCAGGTATGGAGAACTCCGTATGTATCTTTTTGGATGGATGAACTACTTCGGCATCGCCATGAAGTATAACGATGCCGTTGAGATGGATCACTGGCTTCGTAGGCGTATTCGCATGTGCTACATGAAGCAGTGGAACAGAGCGAGAAAGCGCATTGGCGAACTGATAAAGCTGAGTGCGCCGAGGCCAATATCTGGGCATGGCACTCAAGGGCTGGCAGGAGGAAGGTAAGGACATCATCTTCCGTGGCGCTCCCCATCTGCTGCTGACAAGCGCCCCCAGAAACTCACCCTGCCCGGTCCAGGATACCCATATCGCCCTGACCACCTTCCAGCTTATGGCCCACGCTCGTGGGGTTGAAACAGTCTGGGACGGCTTGTTTATGATGGTCCTTTCGCTGCTGCCACACCTGTCCGGGCGGCTCGATATTCCCGACGATCATATGCTTGGATACGCCATGGCCTTCGGCGAGCCTGCGGTAGATTATCATCGCACTGTCCAGCGAGGTCCAGTCCAGGTAAATGTGGTCAAATAAAGGCAGGGCGCTTAAACATATTTATCATATTTTTTTAAGGAGGAAACTTATAACTTATCTGCTCTATTTTCGTAGATATAACTCAGGAGCGTGTAGATCAGCTTGGCAGCGAGGAAATCAGGGGCCTTGGCCTTAGAGGGACAGAGCTCAACAATATCGAACCCCACGATCCGTTTTGACTTTGCTACAGCAGAGAGAAGCCGCATAACCTGATACCAGCCTAAGCCGCCCGGTTCAGGAGTCCCTGTTGACGGCATGATACCCGGATCAAAGACATCAACGTCTATAGTGATATAAACACTGCCGGTCAGCTGGCGGACCGCATTATCGATCCATTTGTCTGAATCGTGTATATCATGGGCAAAGAACATCTTCTTCCTGTTTATGCCCGGCAGCTCAGAGGCATCCATGCTGCGTATTCCGGCAGATACTATATTTTTGGTATATTCCCTGGCCCGTGCGATTACGCAGGCATGATTGTAACGGCTCCCCTCATATGAATCGCGCGAATCGCCATGGGCATCAAGATGCAGAATGCTCAGATCCTTAAAGTGTCTGGCATAGGCCTTGATCACGCCAATCGAAACTGAGTGGTCGCCCCCAAGAGTCACGACAAGCTTATTATCTTTGAGATACCGTGAGACTGCCGCATCAGCTTTTTTTATCAATGAAGAGGAGGAAGCAGCATTAATCGGCCGGGCAGTAAAAATACCTTTTTTGTAAACCTCACTGTTGGTCTCAATATCGTAGAGCTCAAGATATCGTGACGCCGCGATGATCGCGGCAGGGCCTTTATCAGCACCTTTCTGCCATGTACTGGTCTTGTCAAAGGGGATCGGCTGTATGACAGAAGCAGCCTGCTCGTAATCAGCATAGCGGCCGGGCAGACCGCAGAAACCGGGGAACTTTTTTGACATCTTAGTCGATAATGAAGACTGCTGACGCTAACACCGTGGTCCAGAGACCATCCTTATTTCCCTCTGCAGACTGGCAATAATGCTTTGTCTTGAAGATATGACCGCTTGCACGGTAAAACTGCTTGCGCTCGTCCCATGCCTGGTTCGGATCAAAGGGGATGTCGAGTGTTGTTGCAAGCATGGTAGCTGCGAGATCTTCTGCATACTCACCGGAGACGATCGCCTTTTCACCGCAGGCATGATGCTCAGAGAGATACCCATAGTTGGCAAAATCCGTCGGCATGGCAA comes from the Nitrospirota bacterium genome and includes:
- a CDS encoding CoB--CoM heterodisulfide reductase iron-sulfur subunit B family protein, which translates into the protein MEMAYYPGCSLHASSQLYDIQCKMVFKNLGIELKEIEDWNCCGATAAAKTDDFLAIALPARNLGIAAATGLSEIVIPCSSCYSRTLVSQKRLSCDPALKDSINAELGQKIKGTIKVSNILEVLRTKVASGEIAEKAEKKLEGLKAACYYGCLLTRFPCDVDLTDDVENPQGMEIVCKSLGAETVDWSYKTDCCGASASVNDAEESQLLMSRIFKDAVARGANCFISTCPLCQFNLDAYQDEVGRKYGIQERLPVYFITELIGLSMGFDPIEMQVDRHLTDAMPLLKELKLI
- a CDS encoding 4Fe-4S dicluster domain-containing protein, producing the protein MSTKTLKYDTTNARSLLREVSERSSQNLSACYQCRRCAAGCPVGEETGVTPDRLIRMVLLGDREEALNNLLVWQCVACYTCGTRCPNNIQTARITETLKQMSKEAHLDPLKPRVADFHSSFMKAAEHVGRFNEIEGMGIYETKTAIKELKKGDLQAVIDEMMGQAKLGIKMMKKKRMHFKVDKVKNVAEVKALYRKAKQGKGA
- the folD gene encoding bifunctional methylenetetrahydrofolate dehydrogenase/methenyltetrahydrofolate cyclohydrolase FolD, which produces MSAKIISGTEVAAQIREELKKEVAEMQSKSGVVPGLVTILVGHNPASVSYVTAKQKAAHEIGFHSIQDSQPEDISEADLLKLIAKYNDDPKIHGILVQLPLPKHVDEKKVLNAINPDKDVDAFHPVNVGRLMIGGSEVKFLPCTPAGIQELIVRSGFETSGAEVVVVGRSNIVGKPIANIMLQKGRGANSTVTIVHTGTKNLDLHCKRADILIVAAGVPGLVKPEWIKPGACVIDVGVNRVGEKMSEKTGKMIPILKGDVDFDAAKEIAGAITPVPGGVGPMTITMLMKNTVKSAKSAAGL
- the folE gene encoding GTP cyclohydrolase I FolE, whose protein sequence is MDIKKIEKGVRLIIEGIGEDPDRPGMKGTPTRVAKMYEEIFSGLSTPTDEILQHIEGESHEELVLLKDIPFYSVCEHHLLPFIGKAHIAYIPGAGRIAGIGELAKALEVFAKRPTVQERLTAQLADMLMEKLKPKGAMVIIDAEHLCLSMRGLKKSGARTVTSAVRGIFRSKESTRQELLELIKKRD
- a CDS encoding acyltransferase, whose amino-acid sequence is MKASFFQFNPAFGKKSDNLLRVSDVVSDITADLLVLPEFFATGYQFASADEVVDLAESVPEGETTKFLTYLSKEKGMYIVAGLPERDGGKFYNSAVFTGPKGFIGRYRKTHLFYEENIFFTPGDTGFQVWETPIGKIGIMICFDWFFPESARTLALKGAEVIAHPSNLVLPFCPQAMPIRCLENRIYAVTANRIGTEQRKEGEALTFIGQSQITSPKAEILVRAGSDEEILMTADIDLSLARDKKLNQYNDLFKDRRPEFYQE
- a CDS encoding 4-oxalocrotonate tautomerase family protein; this translates as MPYVNIKITKDGATAEQKAALISGVTELLQKVLGKNPATTVVIIDEVETDNWGIAGEQVTHRRKKGL
- a CDS encoding nitroreductase family protein — protein: MRRGQYLGMALKGWQEEGKDIIFRGAPHLLLTSAPRNSPCPVQDTHIALTTFQLMAHARGVETVWDGLFMMVLSLLPHLSGRLDIPDDHMLGYAMAFGEPAVDYHRTVQRGPVQVNVVK
- the speB gene encoding agmatinase — protein: MSKKFPGFCGLPGRYADYEQAASVIQPIPFDKTSTWQKGADKGPAAIIAASRYLELYDIETNSEVYKKGIFTARPINAASSSSLIKKADAAVSRYLKDNKLVVTLGGDHSVSIGVIKAYARHFKDLSILHLDAHGDSRDSYEGSRYNHACVIARAREYTKNIVSAGIRSMDASELPGINRKKMFFAHDIHDSDKWIDNAVRQLTGSVYITIDVDVFDPGIMPSTGTPEPGGLGWYQVMRLLSAVAKSKRIVGFDIVELCPSKAKAPDFLAAKLIYTLLSYIYENRADKL
- a CDS encoding arginine decarboxylase, pyruvoyl-dependent; the protein is MTPKKVFFTKGVGVHKDKLSSFEVALRNAGIEKCNLVYVSSIFPPACKILTKSAGLKQLDPGQITYCVMSRNETNEPNRLISAAIGFAMPTDFANYGYLSEHHACGEKAIVSGEYAEDLAATMLATTLDIPFDPNQAWDERKQFYRASGHIFKTKHYCQSAEGNKDGLWTTVLASAVFIID